From Candidatus Atribacteria bacterium ADurb.Bin276, one genomic window encodes:
- a CDS encoding lipoprotein NlpI, whose translation MKKIVFMVILIWLVMSLSVWAVESIDSEITRITSALKGEYTLGKPVIIGELTIIPVVKTNVLSFGSDKNSSFQMIFGGISLEPVAILVVKDGIFQIYNIGEPDAGVGEIFETIPGLLPQTQTLSENAKQELIKKGRESLQKKDFEKARQIFEDLLKNSPELADAHALLGQALGELAQSTADLNKKIQYGMEAFREFARALEIEPDNPYALVARGYARLMVPPPLGGVDMAIEDFNLVINKHPEFIDAYIGLAEAYSKKGDQEKAKEYFNKVLELDPENVQAKEGLSRLNE comes from the coding sequence TTGAAAAAAATTGTGTTCATGGTAATTTTAATTTGGTTGGTTATGTCTTTATCGGTTTGGGCAGTAGAAAGTATTGATTCTGAAATTACTCGAATAACTTCTGCTTTAAAAGGCGAATATACCCTGGGAAAACCTGTTATTATTGGGGAACTGACAATTATACCGGTGGTAAAAACCAATGTCTTGTCTTTTGGCAGCGACAAAAACTCTTCTTTTCAAATGATTTTTGGTGGAATAAGCCTTGAACCAGTTGCTATATTAGTGGTAAAAGATGGGATATTTCAGATTTATAATATTGGTGAGCCCGATGCCGGTGTAGGGGAAATATTCGAAACTATTCCAGGATTATTACCCCAAACTCAAACTCTTTCTGAGAATGCAAAACAGGAATTGATTAAAAAAGGGAGGGAAAGTCTTCAAAAAAAGGATTTTGAGAAAGCAAGGCAAATTTTTGAAGACCTTTTAAAAAACAGTCCCGAACTCGCTGATGCTCATGCTCTCTTGGGGCAAGCATTAGGAGAGCTTGCTCAGTCTACAGCAGATCTTAACAAAAAAATTCAATATGGGATGGAAGCCTTCCGGGAGTTTGCTCGTGCTTTAGAAATTGAACCGGATAATCCTTATGCTTTGGTTGCCAGAGGATATGCTCGATTGATGGTTCCCCCTCCTTTGGGAGGAGTTGATATGGCCATCGAAGATTTTAATCTGGTGATCAATAAACACCCTGAATTTATTGATGCCTATATTGGTTTAGCTGAAGCATATAGCAAAAAGGGAGACCAGGAGAAAGCCAAGGAATATTTTAATAAGGTTCTTGAGCTCGATCCAGAAAATGTTCAAGCCAAAGAGGGTTTATCAAGATTGAACGAGTAA
- a CDS encoding Sporulation protein YtfJ (Spore_YtfJ) — MKKAVLISLIGLMVLVLGSWGWSQESVSNDIITLMDAVLSKVTQMVQPNTLIGTPIQVGDVTVVPVIKVDVGFGGGGGLGMPAGQPSGGGTGGGITMEPVSFLVIQEGKVTLLSATTPVSPWKDIIETAMPMIMQGLQGMSGMPADMYNYEYEPSEEPIISPVPEE, encoded by the coding sequence ATGAAAAAAGCGGTATTAATAAGTTTAATTGGACTAATGGTTTTGGTTTTGGGAAGCTGGGGATGGTCTCAAGAAAGCGTATCTAACGATATCATAACTTTGATGGATGCGGTTTTATCCAAGGTAACCCAAATGGTTCAACCCAATACTCTAATTGGAACGCCAATTCAAGTAGGAGACGTGACAGTAGTACCAGTGATTAAGGTTGATGTTGGATTTGGTGGTGGTGGCGGTCTTGGTATGCCAGCTGGTCAACCTTCTGGTGGAGGCACGGGTGGGGGTATTACTATGGAGCCAGTTTCATTTTTAGTTATTCAAGAAGGCAAAGTAACTCTGCTATCAGCCACGACTCCGGTTTCGCCCTGGAAGGATATTATTGAAACAGCAATGCCTATGATTATGCAGGGTCTACAGGGAATGTCAGGGATGCCAGCGGATATGTATAATTATGAATATGAACCATCGGAAGAACCGATAATTAGCCCAGTACCAGAAGAATAA